A genomic window from Thermodesulfobacteriota bacterium includes:
- a CDS encoding phosphotransferase, with product MDSLPGDASKRKYFRLCHDEGTLIGVYGQDEKENRSFIYFCNHLYSVGLPVPRLYASSIDKGIYIIEDLGDETLAERISSPSISKEEILSLYIQSAKDLVHFQILGHVGIDYEHNCHQSPVFDRKNIEDDLQYFMTNFFVLANDYLKIAGIENELNRLTDILAGHQPMFFLYRDFQCRNIIVRPDRSLGYVDFQAGRQGPLQYDVATLLYASKANISDEERKIILSNYLNQLERVIASGKDSKEMRKILDSARLVTRNDFMSNYYFFVLFRILRALGVYLFLAVQEGHWRFLEGVPEASKNLMSIFYGQSLLGEVLPQLQKFAQRLSTEDAFLSPTKLISLISSR from the coding sequence ATGGACTCCTTACCTGGAGATGCATCAAAGCGGAAGTATTTCCGCCTGTGCCATGATGAGGGAACTTTGATTGGTGTCTATGGGCAGGATGAAAAAGAAAATCGCTCTTTTATATATTTTTGCAACCACTTATACTCCGTGGGACTCCCTGTTCCCAGGTTGTACGCAAGCAGTATTGATAAAGGGATCTACATAATTGAAGACCTGGGAGATGAAACCCTTGCCGAAAGGATTTCATCTCCTTCCATATCTAAAGAAGAGATACTCTCCCTCTACATACAAAGTGCAAAAGACCTGGTTCATTTTCAGATTTTGGGACATGTGGGTATTGATTATGAACATAATTGTCACCAGAGCCCGGTGTTTGACCGAAAGAATATAGAAGATGACCTCCAATATTTTATGACCAATTTTTTTGTCCTGGCAAATGATTATTTAAAAATAGCTGGGATAGAAAACGAACTAAACAGATTAACAGATATTTTAGCGGGGCATCAGCCCATGTTTTTCCTTTATCGGGATTTTCAATGCAGAAATATAATTGTTCGCCCTGATAGGAGCCTCGGGTACGTTGACTTTCAGGCAGGTCGTCAGGGACCACTCCAATATGATGTTGCAACCCTACTCTATGCCTCTAAAGCAAATATCTCCGATGAAGAAAGAAAAATCATTTTATCCAATTATTTAAATCAACTGGAAAGAGTGATAGCGTCTGGGAAAGATTCAAAAGAGATGAGAAAAATTTTGGATTCAGCAAGGCTGGTAACCCGGAATGACTTTATGTCCAACTATTATTTTTTCGTCCTTTTCAGGATTTTACGGGCATTAGGGGTTTATCTGTTTTTGGCGGTTCAGGAGGGGCACTGGAGGTTTTTAGAAGGAGTCCCTGAGGCATCAAAGAACCTTATGAGTATTTTTTATGGGCAAAGCCTCTTAGGAGAGGTTTTGCCCCAACTTCAAAAATTTGCACAGCGATTAAGTACAGAAGATGCCTTTCTGTCTCCAACGAAGTTGATAAGCTTAATTAGTTCGCGCTGA
- a CDS encoding N-acetyltransferase encodes MIRKARVGDIKEIQDLIGVYAKKGEMLPRSLSELYDNVRDFSVYVDEKAANIIGTCAMHICWEDLAEIRSLIVREDFWGKGIGTKLVETCLSECKVLGIYKVFALTYQTEFFRKLGFETADKSVLPHKIWADCLKCIKFPDCDETAMVLNL; translated from the coding sequence ATGATCAGAAAAGCAAGAGTGGGAGATATCAAAGAGATTCAGGATTTAATAGGGGTTTATGCTAAAAAGGGCGAGATGCTGCCTCGTTCTTTGAGTGAGCTTTATGATAATGTCAGAGACTTTAGTGTTTATGTGGACGAAAAGGCAGCCAATATCATTGGCACATGTGCTATGCATATCTGCTGGGAAGACCTGGCAGAAATCAGGTCTCTTATAGTACGTGAAGACTTCTGGGGCAAGGGTATTGGTACTAAACTTGTAGAGACCTGTCTATCTGAATGTAAAGTTTTAGGCATATATAAAGTCTTTGCTTTGACATATCAGACCGAGTTCTTCAGAAAACTCGGGTTTGAAACAGCAGACAAGTCTGTTCTCCCCCACAAGATATGGGCGGATTGTTTAAAATGCATTAAGTTCCCTGATTGTGATGAAACTGCTATGGTTTTAAATCTTTAA
- the aroC gene encoding chorismate synthase — MLRYLTAGESHGSSLTAILEGIPAGLSVREEDINIDLARRQMGYGRGQRMEIEKDMVSITSGVRWGKTMGSPISMVIQNKDWEKWKAEMSVSSQYEGKGIRLNRPRPGHADLAGAIKYNQRDIRNILERASARETACRVAIGAVAKCLLKEFGIKVISHVTEIGGIRISSQNLNPEDVYGRAEASELRCIDGDAEREMKAKIDEAKARGDSLGGVFEIIATGVPVGLGTYTQWDRKLDGKIAHALMSIQAIKGVEVGLGFETARRWGSQVHDEIYYKSPARDDKGLSEVPYDTEAQGLKPKEGFFRKTNNAGGIEGGISNGEHIITRAAMKPIPTLTKPLKSVDIDTKEGFNASVERSDTCAVPAAGVIGESVVAIEIANAFLEKFGGDSVEETRRNYQGYLSYVDSF; from the coding sequence ATGTTAAGGTATCTTACAGCAGGTGAATCACATGGAAGTTCTCTGACAGCCATCCTTGAAGGCATACCCGCTGGTTTGAGCGTTCGAGAAGAGGATATAAATATTGATCTTGCCAGAAGGCAGATGGGTTATGGCAGAGGGCAGCGAATGGAGATAGAAAAGGACATGGTCAGTATAACCTCTGGGGTTCGATGGGGCAAGACTATGGGCTCTCCTATCAGCATGGTTATACAAAACAAAGACTGGGAAAAATGGAAGGCAGAGATGTCTGTATCCTCTCAATATGAAGGGAAGGGGATTCGTCTTAACAGACCCAGACCAGGCCATGCTGACCTTGCAGGTGCTATCAAATACAACCAAAGGGATATCAGAAATATTCTTGAGCGGGCAAGTGCAAGGGAAACTGCATGTCGGGTTGCGATAGGAGCTGTAGCAAAATGTCTTCTTAAAGAATTCGGCATTAAGGTAATCAGCCATGTAACTGAAATAGGAGGAATAAGAATCAGTTCTCAAAACCTAAACCCTGAGGATGTATACGGAAGGGCTGAGGCTTCGGAACTGAGATGTATTGATGGCGATGCCGAAAGAGAGATGAAGGCAAAAATAGATGAGGCAAAAGCCAGGGGAGATTCACTTGGAGGGGTATTCGAGATAATTGCCACAGGTGTACCTGTTGGGTTAGGAACTTATACCCAGTGGGACAGAAAACTCGATGGGAAGATAGCACATGCCCTGATGAGTATACAGGCAATCAAAGGGGTAGAGGTTGGTCTGGGGTTTGAGACTGCTAGGAGATGGGGGTCTCAGGTTCATGATGAGATATACTATAAATCACCGGCCAGAGATGACAAAGGGTTATCTGAAGTACCTTATGACACAGAAGCTCAAGGGCTTAAACCAAAGGAGGGTTTTTTCAGAAAGACAAATAATGCGGGCGGTATTGAAGGAGGAATCTCTAACGGTGAACATATAATTACCAGGGCTGCTATGAAACCCATCCCTACTTTAACCAAACCTTTAAAATCAGTAGATATTGATACCAAAGAGGGCTTTAATGCCAGTGTGGAGAGGTCTGATACCTGTGCTGTTCCCGCTGCAGGAGTGATCGGTGAATCAGTGGTAGCCATTGAAATTGCCAATGCTTTCCTGGAAAAGTTTGGAGGGGATTCTGTTGAAGAGACAAGGAGAAACTATCAGGGGTACCTTAGTTATGTTGATAGTTTTTAG
- a CDS encoding thioredoxin family protein, which translates to MTSEEKKRVQKWNSDLCGDIQISLLITEDKRSGEFDEFCENLKRLAPKIHIVREKGQPQEIPAIRIGSILTYHAIPLGMELEPFLEILSFYNKGFPPVPGSIQGHLEKLQIPTTLNLYISQQCPVCPETVRQIIPLALVNEFIQLTITDCTLFPEIAQSNRIQSVPTVVLDEHFRWTGPLQLEELVKVIIKRDLATLGTSYLEKMLEEGDALHIAAMIADRQQIPPVFIDLLTHEKWGIRLGAMTAMEEIAENNQELAAQVVDPLWERFDDAEDTIKGDILYILGKSGDHRIAPRLKMILSGQYDPQIKEAAKEALETIASEKGSTGL; encoded by the coding sequence ATGACATCAGAAGAAAAAAAACGGGTTCAAAAATGGAACAGTGATCTATGCGGTGATATTCAGATAAGCCTCCTTATAACGGAGGACAAAAGGAGCGGAGAATTCGATGAATTCTGCGAAAATTTGAAGCGCCTTGCCCCAAAGATTCATATTGTCAGAGAAAAGGGGCAGCCACAAGAGATCCCGGCTATACGAATAGGCAGTATCCTTACTTACCATGCTATCCCTCTTGGTATGGAACTTGAGCCTTTTCTCGAAATCCTCTCTTTTTATAACAAGGGGTTCCCTCCTGTCCCAGGCTCTATACAGGGTCATCTTGAAAAGCTCCAGATTCCAACCACACTGAACCTCTATATCTCTCAACAGTGTCCTGTTTGTCCCGAGACAGTCCGGCAGATTATACCCCTTGCCTTGGTAAACGAATTTATTCAACTTACTATTACAGACTGCACCCTTTTCCCTGAAATAGCTCAATCAAATAGGATTCAATCTGTGCCAACTGTTGTACTCGACGAACATTTTCGATGGACAGGCCCATTACAACTGGAAGAACTCGTCAAGGTTATTATCAAACGTGATCTTGCTACCCTGGGTACCTCATATCTCGAAAAGATGTTAGAGGAGGGAGATGCCCTTCATATTGCAGCAATGATAGCTGACAGGCAACAGATTCCCCCGGTATTTATCGACCTCCTGACGCATGAGAAGTGGGGAATCCGTTTGGGTGCCATGACAGCAATGGAAGAAATAGCGGAGAATAATCAAGAACTGGCTGCTCAGGTAGTCGATCCGCTCTGGGAACGTTTCGATGATGCAGAAGATACAATCAAGGGCGACATACTCTATATTCTGGGAAAATCAGGCGATCACAGGATAGCACCCCGACTTAAGATGATTTTAAGCGGTCAGTACGATCCTCAAATAAAAGAAGCTGCAAAGGAAGCTCTTGAAACGATAGCATCAGAAAAAGGGAGTACCGGGTTATAA
- a CDS encoding RNase adapter RapZ: MDNKLSVSIYSFGFNYSHTPDDPHGHGGYVFDCRGLPNPGRQKEFQNYSGLDKPVGDYLEDYPEVHQFYNLTLELIKSHCESFSARGLEHLMVSYGCTGGQHRSVYMAERMKRDLTLAGFNTECIHMEKFRWDTAFAQPCRKAFILAAGLGTRLLPLTKEVPKALVKLGGEAVIDLVSKKLVEAGVKEIIVNTHYLSEQVEAHLKNTHLDCSFTTVYEPELLDTGGGLKNTEGFWGREPFFIHNVDIISETDLKSVYRYHLASKSLVTLVLQERLSTNYFVVDSMNIVCGLYYSQKGLIDVRRQHKGPVRHLAFNGIHVISPEIFNEIKEVGKFSIVSLYLRLIEEGFLICAYIDNSQLFADIGNPEGLERADEWFSKTKTHIL; encoded by the coding sequence ATGGACAATAAATTAAGTGTGTCGATTTATAGCTTCGGTTTTAATTATTCCCATACCCCTGACGATCCCCATGGACACGGTGGCTATGTGTTTGATTGCAGGGGGCTACCCAACCCAGGCAGGCAAAAAGAATTTCAGAATTATAGTGGGCTTGATAAACCGGTTGGTGATTATCTTGAGGACTATCCAGAGGTTCACCAGTTTTACAACCTGACCCTAGAGCTTATAAAAAGTCATTGTGAGTCTTTTTCAGCACGAGGGTTGGAGCATCTTATGGTCTCTTATGGCTGTACTGGCGGACAGCATCGGTCGGTCTATATGGCTGAAAGAATGAAGAGGGACTTGACTCTGGCAGGATTTAACACAGAATGTATCCATATGGAGAAGTTCCGATGGGATACTGCCTTTGCACAGCCCTGTAGAAAGGCATTTATCTTAGCCGCTGGTCTGGGAACAAGGTTATTACCCTTAACAAAGGAAGTGCCGAAAGCACTGGTGAAACTAGGGGGGGAGGCAGTTATTGACTTAGTATCGAAGAAGTTGGTTGAAGCAGGGGTAAAGGAGATAATTGTCAATACGCATTATCTAAGCGAGCAAGTGGAGGCTCATTTAAAAAATACGCACTTAGACTGTAGCTTTACAACAGTATACGAACCTGAGCTGCTGGATACCGGGGGAGGCTTAAAGAATACTGAAGGTTTTTGGGGAAGAGAACCTTTCTTCATTCATAATGTAGACATCATAAGTGAAACCGACCTAAAGTCAGTTTATCGCTATCACTTAGCATCAAAGAGCTTGGTTACCTTAGTGCTCCAGGAGCGGCTCTCGACGAATTATTTTGTTGTCGATTCGATGAATATTGTTTGTGGGCTTTACTATTCCCAAAAGGGTCTTATTGATGTCAGAAGGCAACACAAAGGGCCAGTTAGGCACCTGGCTTTTAATGGTATTCATGTAATTTCCCCTGAGATATTTAACGAGATCAAAGAGGTAGGAAAGTTCTCTATTGTCAGCCTTTATCTGAGATTAATAGAAGAAGGGTTTTTGATTTGTGCATATATAGATAACAGTCAACTTTTTGCAGACATCGGAAACCCCGAAGGTCTTGAAAGGGCTGACGAGTGGTTCTCTAAAACGAAAACACATATCCTTTGA
- a CDS encoding shikimate kinase, whose product MAMKKFNRNIVLVGFMGTGKTEVGRILARDFSFEFIDTDDVIEKRLGIKVHEIFKKYGESYFRDIEREVVKDLSELKGLVIAAGGGVVINPENINDLKKNGIVICLTASPEVILSRVKGNDARPLLTVSDKLTKIKELLKSREVFYARADVTIDTTDREVLEVVKEVKGVL is encoded by the coding sequence ATGGCGATGAAAAAGTTCAACAGGAATATAGTACTGGTAGGATTTATGGGGACAGGAAAAACAGAGGTGGGAAGGATTCTGGCAAGGGACTTTTCCTTTGAATTTATTGATACCGATGATGTGATAGAAAAAAGACTCGGCATTAAAGTACATGAGATATTCAAAAAGTATGGGGAAAGTTACTTCAGAGATATAGAGAGGGAGGTAGTTAAGGATCTGTCAGAGTTGAAGGGGTTGGTTATAGCTGCTGGTGGAGGGGTGGTAATTAATCCTGAGAATATCAATGACCTGAAAAAGAATGGTATAGTAATATGTCTAACAGCAAGCCCGGAAGTGATTCTCTCCAGGGTAAAGGGAAATGATGCTCGTCCACTATTAACTGTTTCTGACAAACTTACCAAAATAAAGGAACTGTTGAAATCAAGAGAAGTATTTTATGCCAGGGCTGATGTAACCATTGATACTACAGATAGAGAGGTTTTAGAGGTCGTTAAAGAAGTCAAGGGGGTGTTGTAA
- a CDS encoding MFS transporter yields the protein MLKKVIEKGEAFHWAWIILATCFVNLFINYSVRLGYGVVLPEMIRTLGFDRTAGGSIYNSYLFSYIALTPLTGYLTDRLGARRVITVCCLILSLGVLLMGTVKTLGAACFFYAIAGLGATGMWTPVITVVQRWFSPNRRGLALGILSTGYGLGFATMGAAFPWIVLHFNWRYGWYFLGAGALVMVIVNGLLLRSDPESTGYLPWGQRDAPLTNNMDVKTQSKDSFLPIILKNSRFWLIGFSYFSISYGLYGITTFMVDYAKYQIGLSLERASFLATVHGICQVAGVLTILPLSDYIGRKRTIIISNSFIAVFMAGILFTGDSWVMLYALVGGVAIFYGATFPIYGACAGDYFPREMMGTVIGAWTPFYGLGAILVHWVTGILRDRTGTYDYAFMISATMAAVGLLLILLVRKTTEGGEGS from the coding sequence ATGTTGAAAAAAGTCATAGAAAAAGGAGAAGCTTTTCACTGGGCGTGGATCATCCTGGCAACCTGTTTTGTCAATCTTTTTATTAACTATTCTGTCCGCCTCGGATACGGAGTTGTTCTTCCAGAGATGATTCGCACCCTTGGCTTCGATCGAACTGCCGGCGGATCTATCTATAATTCCTACCTCTTCTCCTATATTGCCCTGACCCCCCTTACCGGTTATCTGACTGACAGACTTGGAGCACGTCGTGTAATTACAGTCTGCTGTCTCATCCTCAGCCTTGGCGTCCTCCTGATGGGAACAGTAAAAACCCTCGGGGCGGCCTGCTTCTTTTACGCCATAGCCGGTCTTGGTGCCACGGGGATGTGGACACCGGTAATTACCGTAGTCCAACGATGGTTCTCTCCAAACCGTAGAGGGTTGGCTCTTGGTATACTTTCCACAGGGTACGGGCTTGGGTTCGCAACCATGGGGGCAGCCTTTCCATGGATAGTGCTCCACTTCAACTGGCGCTATGGCTGGTATTTTTTAGGAGCCGGCGCGCTGGTGATGGTAATTGTCAACGGTCTGTTACTTAGAAGTGACCCCGAGAGTACGGGATATCTACCATGGGGACAGAGAGATGCCCCCCTAACAAATAACATGGACGTGAAGACCCAATCAAAAGACAGCTTTCTCCCCATCATTTTGAAGAACAGCAGGTTCTGGCTTATAGGGTTCTCTTATTTTTCCATATCTTATGGCCTCTACGGCATTACTACCTTTATGGTGGACTATGCCAAATATCAGATTGGACTGTCCCTGGAAAGGGCAAGCTTTCTGGCAACAGTGCACGGTATTTGTCAGGTGGCAGGAGTTTTAACGATCTTACCCTTGTCCGACTATATCGGCAGAAAAAGAACTATCATTATCTCCAACTCCTTTATTGCTGTCTTCATGGCGGGAATTCTCTTCACCGGAGATTCATGGGTAATGCTGTATGCCCTTGTGGGGGGGGTAGCAATTTTTTACGGGGCAACATTTCCCATCTATGGGGCTTGTGCAGGAGACTATTTCCCAAGGGAAATGATGGGTACTGTCATAGGGGCATGGACGCCCTTTTATGGTCTGGGGGCTATCCTGGTTCACTGGGTTACCGGTATACTTCGGGACAGAACAGGCACCTATGATTATGCCTTTATGATCAGTGCCACTATGGCTGCTGTTGGACTCCTGTTAATTTTACTGGTTAGGAAAACGACAGAGGGGGGAGAGGGGAGTTAA
- a CDS encoding caspase family protein has translation MRRQKWFGLMSLLFFAIAAGFNPAIAAEKSEIFVQLGHTGSGDIHTAFFSPDGKYFLSKQGGEYCFRLWDVAKEKEIRAFFSEADKVISAAFSPDSRSLLTGGSDNTVKVWDIATAKEIKSFSGHSAPVASVVFSPDERHVLSGSEDTTLKLWNAATGEEVRTFKGHIGTVNSVGFSPNGRQVVSGSSDGTVRLWDVATGKEVKSFTGKEKVASAALLQNGKYILTMRYGEKNYLSLYEVNTEGELWQKQMGDYLHIAISPDGSHILSGGYKMPLQLFETASGKEVRNFSYDEKGTPLAFSPDGKNVLSAIRRELLLWNAFTGNTLRTFSGLVKGVTAIAVSPDGRAIISGEHDGTVRFWNMSAGKETRTSKAHEGWINSLSFSPDSRFAVSGSHDKNFKLWDAITGTELRTFIGHSGEVTSVVFSPNGRYLLSGGGFDKTARLWDVQTGSQIRTFVGTRAVFSVAFSRDGKYAVSAGTGDYSRPYPMRENYALKVWDIYSGRELNTFDIHTTKDFETMSIKSALYSPDGRKIVLGISSVFNPFDPDASVKLWEISSGEVVREFRHPGLSSIALSPDGRLVLSGSTDNTFKLWDISTGNEIRTYRGHATWVSSVAFSPDGRYAYSGSWDGTVRMWNVATGSEIAMLASFRNGEWLIITPEGYYNSSANGDKHLNVRIGNNVYGIDQYRSAFYKPQIVETALRLGDTQKAIAETLGVDKQKSAVTVASIQNIEPPFIVIKSPEDGKKMNSTDAEVSLYIEDRNQTIKRVKVFVNGRQVTGSEIASPRPVGARNDIRGIEITPKGIEVPEGKKTLDLKIPVSLDIGENLIEVTAFNGFSEGRKSVRIYLEVAGQASRLSEAILPNLWILSIGINKYQDKNLTPLSYAVADAEGIVEAFKSQKGRLFREINSLIISDSSSIKPTYDSILDNLNYLSKASANDIVLLFIAGHGINDDRGDFYFLPADAVIMNDGTIKKSKAIPWRELKAILDLPSKKLIFADTCHSEGVAGKKTRGVDNDRFVKELQEANAVIFTSSRGRELSQESDKWKHGAFTYAIIEGISGKADLIKDNKVSMKELDTYVSETVPKITNGAQHPITNTPDGYVNFPVAVVSHP, from the coding sequence ATGAGAAGGCAAAAATGGTTTGGTCTGATGTCTTTACTATTTTTTGCCATTGCAGCAGGTTTTAACCCCGCAATCGCCGCTGAAAAGTCTGAGATTTTTGTGCAGTTGGGGCACACAGGATCAGGCGATATCCACACTGCGTTTTTTTCGCCTGACGGAAAATACTTCCTGTCAAAGCAGGGAGGGGAGTACTGCTTCAGACTCTGGGACGTTGCCAAGGAAAAGGAGATACGGGCTTTTTTCAGCGAGGCAGATAAGGTCATAAGTGCTGCTTTTTCACCTGACAGCCGTTCATTGCTGACAGGCGGCTCGGACAACACCGTTAAGGTGTGGGATATTGCAACGGCAAAGGAAATAAAATCCTTCTCCGGTCATTCTGCCCCTGTAGCATCGGTCGTCTTTTCTCCTGATGAAAGGCATGTACTTTCCGGAAGTGAGGATACTACCCTTAAGCTCTGGAATGCTGCGACTGGAGAAGAAGTGCGGACGTTCAAAGGCCATATCGGTACTGTCAACTCAGTTGGTTTTTCCCCAAACGGCCGTCAGGTCGTTTCCGGGAGTAGCGACGGAACGGTACGGCTGTGGGATGTAGCAACGGGAAAGGAGGTAAAAAGCTTTACAGGGAAGGAAAAAGTAGCTTCAGCAGCGCTTCTTCAAAATGGCAAATACATTTTGACCATGCGTTATGGGGAGAAGAACTATTTAAGCCTCTATGAGGTAAATACCGAGGGGGAACTATGGCAGAAGCAGATGGGGGATTATCTGCATATTGCCATATCACCGGACGGAAGCCATATCCTGTCGGGTGGCTATAAAATGCCTCTCCAGCTCTTTGAGACAGCCTCCGGGAAAGAAGTGAGGAACTTTTCCTATGATGAAAAGGGAACTCCTCTTGCGTTTTCACCCGACGGCAAAAACGTATTGAGCGCGATAAGGAGGGAACTTCTGCTATGGAATGCTTTTACTGGAAACACTTTGAGGACGTTTTCCGGCCTGGTAAAAGGCGTTACCGCCATTGCCGTATCTCCTGACGGCAGAGCGATCATCTCAGGGGAACACGACGGTACCGTCCGATTCTGGAACATGTCGGCAGGAAAGGAGACAAGGACTTCCAAAGCGCATGAGGGGTGGATCAATTCGCTGTCCTTTTCTCCTGACAGTAGGTTCGCCGTTTCGGGGAGCCACGATAAGAATTTCAAACTCTGGGATGCGATAACTGGAACAGAGCTAAGGACTTTTATCGGACATTCAGGTGAGGTTACTTCAGTCGTTTTTTCGCCTAACGGCAGATATCTCCTCTCGGGAGGCGGCTTTGATAAAACAGCAAGGCTCTGGGATGTTCAGACAGGGAGCCAGATACGGACATTTGTCGGGACGAGGGCTGTCTTTTCAGTCGCATTCTCCCGGGATGGAAAGTATGCCGTCTCGGCGGGTACAGGAGATTACTCTCGCCCCTACCCAATGAGGGAGAACTATGCCCTCAAAGTGTGGGATATTTACAGCGGCAGAGAATTGAACACATTTGACATACATACGACAAAAGACTTCGAAACTATGAGTATTAAATCGGCATTGTATTCTCCGGACGGGAGGAAGATTGTATTAGGTATCAGCAGTGTATTCAATCCCTTTGACCCTGATGCTTCCGTCAAACTCTGGGAAATATCATCAGGCGAAGTGGTCAGGGAGTTTAGACATCCTGGCCTTTCCTCTATTGCTTTATCACCGGATGGCAGGCTCGTGCTGTCGGGCAGCACAGATAATACCTTTAAGCTATGGGACATCTCTACGGGAAACGAGATAAGAACTTACAGGGGTCACGCTACATGGGTCTCCTCGGTTGCCTTTTCCCCGGATGGTCGCTACGCATACTCGGGAAGCTGGGATGGCACTGTGAGGATGTGGAATGTGGCAACCGGCAGTGAAATTGCCATGCTGGCAAGTTTCAGGAATGGCGAGTGGCTCATTATCACCCCCGAAGGCTATTACAACTCCTCTGCCAATGGCGACAAACATTTGAATGTCCGCATCGGCAATAACGTCTATGGCATAGACCAGTATCGTTCAGCATTCTATAAGCCTCAGATAGTTGAGACAGCATTAAGGCTTGGTGATACACAAAAAGCGATTGCAGAAACTCTCGGGGTTGATAAACAAAAGTCCGCTGTTACAGTTGCTTCAATCCAGAACATAGAGCCGCCGTTCATCGTTATCAAATCACCTGAAGACGGGAAAAAGATGAATTCAACTGATGCTGAAGTCTCCCTTTATATTGAAGACAGAAATCAGACAATAAAAAGGGTAAAGGTCTTTGTAAACGGGAGGCAGGTTACAGGCAGTGAGATTGCTTCGCCCCGACCTGTCGGGGCTCGCAATGACATCAGGGGGATTGAAATCACTCCCAAAGGTATAGAAGTACCTGAAGGCAAGAAAACCCTTGATTTAAAAATCCCTGTCAGTCTGGACATTGGAGAGAATCTGATAGAGGTAACAGCATTCAATGGCTTTTCCGAAGGAAGGAAATCTGTCCGCATATATCTTGAAGTGGCAGGACAGGCGTCCCGCCTGTCAGAAGCAATCCTTCCCAACCTCTGGATACTCTCCATAGGAATAAACAAATATCAGGACAAGAACCTAACCCCGCTCTCTTATGCAGTTGCTGATGCAGAAGGGATTGTTGAGGCATTCAAAAGCCAGAAGGGAAGATTATTCCGTGAAATAAACAGCCTTATCATCAGTGACAGCAGCTCAATAAAGCCGACTTACGACAGCATCCTTGATAACCTGAACTATTTAAGCAAGGCATCTGCAAATGATATTGTCCTTTTGTTTATAGCGGGACATGGGATAAATGATGATAGGGGAGATTTCTATTTTTTGCCTGCTGATGCAGTTATAATGAATGACGGTACGATAAAGAAATCAAAGGCTATACCATGGAGGGAGTTGAAGGCTATACTGGATTTGCCGTCTAAAAAACTCATATTTGCAGACACCTGCCACTCAGAAGGTGTGGCTGGAAAGAAGACAAGGGGTGTTGATAATGATCGTTTTGTAAAGGAGCTTCAGGAGGCAAATGCAGTGATATTCACATCAAGCCGTGGCAGAGAACTTTCTCAGGAATCAGACAAATGGAAACATGGGGCATTTACTTATGCTATAATTGAGGGGATAAGCGGGAAAGCTGACTTAATCAAGGATAACAAGGTTTCAATGAAGGAGCTTGATACTTATGTCTCGGAGACAGTGCCGAAGATAACCAACGGGGCACAGCATCCGATTACAAATACACCTGATGGTTATGTAAATTTCCCAGTGGCAGTAGTGAGCCATCCCTGA